One segment of Brassica napus cultivar Da-Ae chromosome C3, Da-Ae, whole genome shotgun sequence DNA contains the following:
- the LOC106385511 gene encoding protein IQ-DOMAIN 4 isoform X2 translates to MGKGWLACVSAPCLPTGKDKKHQEKEKKKWFGKQKSRESIEFSLEETTPVDPSSSSITRQSPPPLPDFVPQPLLPPPSPPPPPLFADLAPQPLLPPSSPPPPPFPPYANNKGYDASKEAKTRQALALASAVAAEAAVVAAHAAVEVTRLTLNTSTRQIVESKEEAAAIKIQNAYRCYKARHTLRMLRGMVRLKTLLQGKYVKRQMNAMLSSMQTLTRLQTQIQARRNRLSEENKARHTLIQQKGHQKERQNQNLIIAGDFDSSNKSKAQIKAQFANRKEASVRRERALAYAYSHQQTWRNSTKLPHQTLMDADTPNWGWSWLDRWMASRPWEPISNDDQASLKRENSIKTSPARSKEPKSGSQKANQSEGVNRRHSIGGGSAESLDSSLSRRSSFGNKETEKSKASVETTSNMTNPQPLKNSNSSSVQTAINLSSPQPLKKPKGSVGTAKNMVNTQALNSKVSVGQPSNLGSQKKVVSDKNKLPQMVLPKKRRSSSISLASTKKVSDSDKATTGAANEEKKRRNGSTG, encoded by the exons ATGGGAAAGGGCTGGTTAGCATGTGTCTCGGCCCCTTGTTTACCTACAGGAAAAGACAAAAAACATCAA gagaaggagaagaagaaatggtTTGGGAAACAAAAGAGTAGAGAATCCATTGAATTCTCATTGGAGGAGACTACTCCTGTAGATCCTTCATCTTCCTCCATTACTCGGCAGTCCCCTCCTCCGTTGCCTGATTTTGTTCCTCAACCGTTGTTGCCCCcaccatcccctcctcctcctcctctgtttGCTGATTTAGCTCCTCAGCCGTTGTTACCACCATCATCCCCTCCTCCCCCTCCTTTTCCGCCATATGCGAACAATAAAGGCTATGATGCTTCCAAAGAAGCAAAGACTAGACAAGCTCTGGCTCTCGCATCGGCTGTTGCAGCCGAAGCAGCGGTGGTGGCTGCACATGCTGCCGTAGAAGTCACACGTCTCACGTTGAATACCTCAACACGTCAAATTGTGGAATCAAAGGAGGAAGCTGCTGCGATCAAGATCCAAAATGCGTATAGATGTTACAAG GCAAGACACACTCTACGTATGCTGCGAGGAATGGTCAGGCTAAAGACGTTGCTGCAAGGAAAATACGTGAAAAGACAGATGAACGCGATGCTTAGCTCCATGCAAACTCTTACACGTTTACAAACACAGATTCAAGCGAGGAGGAATCGGTTATCTGAAGAAAACAAAGCTCGTCACACGCTGATCCAGCAGAAGGGCCACCAGAAAGAACGCCAAAATCAGAATTTG ATTATTGCGGGAGATTTTGATTCCAGCAATAAATCGAAGGCACAGATCAAAGCACAGTTTGCAAATCGGAAAGAAGCTTCTGTAAGACGTGAGAGGGCTTTGGCGTATGCTTACAGTCATCAg CAAACGTGGAGAAACTCTACAAAACTTCCACACCAGACTCTGATGGACGCAGACACTCCTAACTGGGGTTGGAGTTGGCTTGACCGGTGGATGGCATCTCGTCCATGGGAACCTATATCCAACGACGATCAAGCCTCCCTCAAACGCGAGAATTCCATCAAGACTTCTCCTGCCAGATCTAAAGAACCAAAATCTGGCAGCCAAAAAGCTAACCAGAGCGAGGGGGTTAATCGTAGGCACAGCATTGGTGGTGGATCAGCTGAGAGCCTAGATAGTTCTTTATCACGCAGAAGTTCTTTTGGTAATAAGGAAACTGAAAAATCCAAGGCTAGTGTGGAAACAACAAGCAACATGACTAACCCCCAACCGTTGAAGAATTCCAACTCTAGTAGTGTGCAAACAGCAATCAACTTGAGTAGCCCCCAACCGTTGAAGAAACCCAAGGGAAGTGTGGGAACAGCAAAAAACATGGTTAACACGCAAGCTTTGAATTCTAAAGTTAGTGTTGGCCAACCGAGCAACTTGGGCTCCCAAAAGAAGGTTGTGtccgataaaaataaacttCCGCAAATGGTATTGCCAAAGAAGAGGCGTTCATCTTCAATTTCTCTTGCTTCAACAAAGAAGGTTTCGGATTCGGACAAAGCTACGACAGGCGCTGCAAatgaagagaaaaagagaagaaatggtAGTACCGGTTAA
- the LOC106388385 gene encoding probable pectinesterase/pectinesterase inhibitor 12 isoform X1 encodes MALSSLSFYFLCFLLFTPSIFSYSSPTSPNPNQISATSFCKNAPYPDACFHSLKLSLSINISPNILSFLLQTLKLALSEAGKLTDLLSGAGISNNLVEGQRGSLQDCKDLHHITSSVLKRSLSKIKEDANDPRKLADARAYLSAALTNKNTCLEGLDSASGPLKPKLVISFTTTYKHVSNSLSALSKQRKANHLKTNSKTKNRRLLGLFPDWVSEKDRRFLEDSGDEYDEYEPSEILIVAADGTGNFTTINEAISFAPNMSSDRVLIYLREGEYNENIEIPSYKTNIVLIGDGSDVTFVTGNRSVGDGWTTFRSATLAVSGEGFLARDITIMNTAGPEKHQAVALRVNADFVALYRCVIDGYQDTLYTHSFRQFYRECDIYGTIDYIFGNAAVVFQGCNIVSKLPMPGQFTVVTAQSRDSPDEDTGISMQNCSIFATEDLLNSSTRVNSYLGRPWRGYSRTVLIESFIDEFIDGSGWTKWAGGEGLDTLYYGEYNNNGPGSDTSKRVNWSGYHIMGYEDAFNFTTTEFITGDGWLGSTSFPYDNGI; translated from the exons ATGGCTCTCTCTTCACTCAGTTTCTATTTTCTATGCTTTCTCCTCTTCACTCCTTCTATTTTCTCGTATTCATCTCCGACTTCCCCAAACCCTAATCAAATCTCTGCCACAAGTTTCTGCAAGAACGCACCATATCCAGATGCATGTTTCCACTCtttaaaactctctctctccatcaACATAAGCCCTAACATTCTGTCTTTCCTCCTTCAAACCCTCAAACTAGCTCTTTCCGAGGCTGGAAAACTCACCGATCTCCTTTCAGGCGCCGGAATCTCGAACAACCTCGTTGAGGGCCAACGTGGCTCTCTTCAAGACTGCAAAGATCTCCACCACATAACTTCTTCCGTATTGAAACGTTCTCTCTCCAAAATCAAAGAAGATGCTAATGATCCACGGAAGCTAGCTGACGCTAGAGCTTACTTGAGCGCTGCTCTCACCAACAAGAACACTTGCTTGGAAGGTCTTGACTCGGCATCTGGTCCACTAAAGCCAAAGCTTGTGATTTCCTTTACGACCACTTATAAACACGTAAGCAACTCTCTTTCGGCTCTTTCAAAACAGCGAAAGGCCAATCATCTTAAAACCAATAGCAAGACCAAGAACCGCCGGTTACTTGGGTTATTTCCCGACTGGGTTTCTGAGAAAGATCGCCGGTTTTTAGAAGATTCCGGTGATGAGTATGACGAGTATGAGCCGAGTGAGATCCTCATTGTGGCTGCTGATGGAACAGGTAATTTTACAACTATTAACGAAGCTATAAGCTTTGCTCCGAATATGAGTAGCGACAGAGTgctgatatatttaagagaagGTGAGTATAACGAAAACATTGAGATTCCAAGTTACAAGACTAATATTGTCCTGATCGGTGATGGATCCGATGTTACGTTTGTTACCGGCAACCGCAGCGTCGGAGATGGATGGACCACTTTTCGATCTGCCACTCTTG CGGTTTCTGGCGAAGGATTCTTGGCGAGGGATATAACCATAATGAACACAGCGGGGCCAGAGAAGCATCAAGCGGTTGCTTTACGCGTTAACGCGGATTTTGTGGCCTTATATCGATGTGTCATTGACGGTTACCAGGACACACTTTACACTCACTCATTCCGACAATTCTACCGTGAATGTGATATATATGGAAcaattgattatatatttggCAACGCGGCTGTGGTTTTCCAAGGCTGCAACATAGTCTCAAAGTTGCCAATGCCAGGACAGTTCACTGTAGTTACGGCACAGTCACGAGATAGTCCGGATGAAGACACTGGGATCTCGATGCAGAACTGCTCCATCTTTGCCACGGAAGATTTGTTAAATAGCTCAACTAGAGTGAATAGCTATTTAGGGCGTCCATGGAGAGGATATTCAAGAACCGTTCTAATAGAATCTTTTATTGATGAATTTATTGACGGTTCGGGTTGGACCAAATGGGCCGGTGGTGAAGGACTTGATACTCTGTATTATGGCGAGTACAATAATAACGGGCCAGGTTCTGATACAAGTAAGCGGGTCAACTGGTCGGGTTATCACATTATGGGTTACGAAGATGCGTTTAACTTCACGACAACGGAGTTTATTACCGGCGATGGTTGGTTAGGCAGTACTTCCTTCCCTTATGATAATGGCATATAA
- the LOC106388385 gene encoding probable pectinesterase/pectinesterase inhibitor 12 isoform X2 — protein sequence MALSSLSFYFLCFLLFTPSIFSYSSPTSPNPNQISATSFCKNAPYPDACFHSLKLSLSINISPNILSFLLQTLKLALSEAGKLTDLLSGAGISNNLVEGQRGSLQDCKDLHHITSSVLKRSLSKIKEDANDPRKLADARAYLSAALTNKNTCLEGLDSASGPLKPKLVISFTTTYKHVSNSLSALSKQRKANHLKTNSKTKNRRLLGLFPDWVSEKDRRFLEDSGDEYDEYEPSEILIVAADGTGEYNENIEIPSYKTNIVLIGDGSDVTFVTGNRSVGDGWTTFRSATLAVSGEGFLARDITIMNTAGPEKHQAVALRVNADFVALYRCVIDGYQDTLYTHSFRQFYRECDIYGTIDYIFGNAAVVFQGCNIVSKLPMPGQFTVVTAQSRDSPDEDTGISMQNCSIFATEDLLNSSTRVNSYLGRPWRGYSRTVLIESFIDEFIDGSGWTKWAGGEGLDTLYYGEYNNNGPGSDTSKRVNWSGYHIMGYEDAFNFTTTEFITGDGWLGSTSFPYDNGI from the exons ATGGCTCTCTCTTCACTCAGTTTCTATTTTCTATGCTTTCTCCTCTTCACTCCTTCTATTTTCTCGTATTCATCTCCGACTTCCCCAAACCCTAATCAAATCTCTGCCACAAGTTTCTGCAAGAACGCACCATATCCAGATGCATGTTTCCACTCtttaaaactctctctctccatcaACATAAGCCCTAACATTCTGTCTTTCCTCCTTCAAACCCTCAAACTAGCTCTTTCCGAGGCTGGAAAACTCACCGATCTCCTTTCAGGCGCCGGAATCTCGAACAACCTCGTTGAGGGCCAACGTGGCTCTCTTCAAGACTGCAAAGATCTCCACCACATAACTTCTTCCGTATTGAAACGTTCTCTCTCCAAAATCAAAGAAGATGCTAATGATCCACGGAAGCTAGCTGACGCTAGAGCTTACTTGAGCGCTGCTCTCACCAACAAGAACACTTGCTTGGAAGGTCTTGACTCGGCATCTGGTCCACTAAAGCCAAAGCTTGTGATTTCCTTTACGACCACTTATAAACACGTAAGCAACTCTCTTTCGGCTCTTTCAAAACAGCGAAAGGCCAATCATCTTAAAACCAATAGCAAGACCAAGAACCGCCGGTTACTTGGGTTATTTCCCGACTGGGTTTCTGAGAAAGATCGCCGGTTTTTAGAAGATTCCGGTGATGAGTATGACGAGTATGAGCCGAGTGAGATCCTCATTGTGGCTGCTGATGGAACAG GTGAGTATAACGAAAACATTGAGATTCCAAGTTACAAGACTAATATTGTCCTGATCGGTGATGGATCCGATGTTACGTTTGTTACCGGCAACCGCAGCGTCGGAGATGGATGGACCACTTTTCGATCTGCCACTCTTG CGGTTTCTGGCGAAGGATTCTTGGCGAGGGATATAACCATAATGAACACAGCGGGGCCAGAGAAGCATCAAGCGGTTGCTTTACGCGTTAACGCGGATTTTGTGGCCTTATATCGATGTGTCATTGACGGTTACCAGGACACACTTTACACTCACTCATTCCGACAATTCTACCGTGAATGTGATATATATGGAAcaattgattatatatttggCAACGCGGCTGTGGTTTTCCAAGGCTGCAACATAGTCTCAAAGTTGCCAATGCCAGGACAGTTCACTGTAGTTACGGCACAGTCACGAGATAGTCCGGATGAAGACACTGGGATCTCGATGCAGAACTGCTCCATCTTTGCCACGGAAGATTTGTTAAATAGCTCAACTAGAGTGAATAGCTATTTAGGGCGTCCATGGAGAGGATATTCAAGAACCGTTCTAATAGAATCTTTTATTGATGAATTTATTGACGGTTCGGGTTGGACCAAATGGGCCGGTGGTGAAGGACTTGATACTCTGTATTATGGCGAGTACAATAATAACGGGCCAGGTTCTGATACAAGTAAGCGGGTCAACTGGTCGGGTTATCACATTATGGGTTACGAAGATGCGTTTAACTTCACGACAACGGAGTTTATTACCGGCGATGGTTGGTTAGGCAGTACTTCCTTCCCTTATGATAATGGCATATAA
- the LOC106388387 gene encoding axial regulator YABBY 5 — translation MANSPTAAEQLCYIPCNFCNIVLAVSVPCSSLFDIVTVRCGHCTNLWSVNMAAALQSLSRPNFQVTPYATPEYGSSSRGHTKISSRISARTISEQRIVNRPPEKRQRVPSAYNQFIKEEIQRIKANNPDISHREAFSTAAKNWAHFPHIHFGLMLESNKQAKLA, via the exons ATGGCTAACTCCCCGACGGCCGCTGAGCAACTTTGCTATATTCCTTGTAACTTCTGCAACATAGTTCTTGCG GTAAGTGTCCCATGCAGCAGTCTGTTCGACATCGTGACCGTCCGATGCGGCCACTGCACCAATCTGTGGTCTGTAAACATGGCAGCTGCTCTTCAGTCGCTTTCACGCCCTAATTTCCAG GTAACACCTTATGCAACGCCAGAGTATGGATCTTCCTCAAGAGGCCACACCAAAATTTCTTCCAGAATTTCAGCTCGTACCATTTCTGAGCAAAGAATTGTAAACCGTC CTCCGGAAAAGAGGCAGAGAGTACCTTCAGCCTACAATCAATTTATAAA AGAGGAAATTCAGAGGATCAAGGCTAATAATCCAGACATAAGCCACAGGGAAGCATTCAGCACCGCCGCCAAGAAT TGGGCACACTTTCCTCATATTCACTTTGGTCTAATGCTGGAGAGCAACAAGCAAGCTAAGTTAGCTTAA
- the LOC106384028 gene encoding F-box protein At2g35280-like codes for MPEDMRLFIVSKVGTTSPIDYFNTIITSKSLKFSFDNYFVAKDLKLSPLVKKPALATRYKTLMDSCLKANNVDAHFVKGMLEYFHSQNQFLGLHHIRIASKGGHLKGRYVYGVLLMAIGQTEKGVKIINKLTDEQGFSVVEDCMANFQRSLERPDLHMKDIYVSSLLKMWPDLNCHPPEDNTVCSNCLHFFLLTEFFVMMLGLN; via the coding sequence ATGCCTGAAGACATGCGTCTGTTCATTGTTTCGAAAGTAGGCACCACCTCCCCTATCGACTACTTCAATACAATCATCACTTCCAAGAGCCTCAAATTCAGTTTTGACAACTATTTTGTTGCCAAAGATCTCAAACTCTCACCTTTGGTAAAGAAGCCCGCTCTAGCTACCCGATACAAAACGTTGATGGACAGCTGCCTCAAAGCCAACAATGTTGATGCTCACTTTGTTAAAGGTATGCTTGAATACTTCCATTCTCAAAATCAGTTCCTAGGTCTACATCACATCCGCATAGCCTCAAAGGGTGGTCACCTCAAAGGAAGGTACGTTTATGGTGTTCTCCTCATGGCCATCGGCCAAACAGAGAAAGGGGTGAAAATCATCAACAAACTCACTGATGAGCAAGGTTTTTCAGTGGTGGAAGATTGCATGGCAAATTTCCAGCGCTCTCTCGAACGCCCCGATCTTCACATGAAGGATATCTACGTGAGTTCCCTTCTGAAGATGTGGCCAGATCTAAACTGCCATCCTCCAGAGGACAACACAGTCTGCTCCAACTGTCTCCACTTCTTTTTGCTGACCGAATTCTTTGTGATGATGCTGGGCCTTAACTGA
- the LOC106388386 gene encoding SPX domain-containing protein 2 yields MKFGKSLSNQIEETLPEWQEKFLSYKELKKKLKLLEPRGGGDNRPNKRSRSSDTDPTKEELDFIRLLEEELDKFNSFFVEKEEEYIIRLKELKDQVAKANNSNEEMINIKRDIVDFHGEMVLLMNYSALNYTGLAKILKKYDKRTGALIRLPFIQKVLQEPFFTTDLLNTFVKECEAMLDRLFPSNKNRNLEEDKSEPTTSGTVNSETNGSDLLRLPKDLSEIEYMESLYMKSTVSALRVLKEIRSGSSTVSVFSLPPLQASGLEDDSWKTKVGALEQVAE; encoded by the exons ATGAAATTCGGCAAGAGTCTTAGCAACCAGATCGAGGAAACCTTGCCTGAATGGCAAGAAAAATTTCTCTCCTACAAGGAGctcaagaagaagctgaagctcTTGGAGCCTAGAGGTGGCGGCGATAATCGCCCAAACAAGCGTTCCAGATCCTCCGACACAGATCCAACGAAGGAGGAGCTTGATTTCATTCGCCTTCTCGAGGAAGAGCTCGACAAATTCAATTCTTTCTTCGTCGAGAAAGAGGAAGAATACATCATCAGATTGAAG GAACTGAAGGACCAAGTGGCAAAGGCAAATAATTCAAATGAAGAGATGATTAATATAAAGAGAGATATTGTAGATTTTCATGGAGAAATGGTCCTGCTGATGAATTATAGTGCTCTCAACTATACAG GGTTAGCTAAGATTCTCAAAAAGTACGACAAAAGAACCGGTGCTCTTATCCGACTACCATTCATCCAAAAGGTTCTGCAAGAACCTTTCTTCACCACTGACCTGCTCAACACATTTGTGAAAGAGTGTGAGGCTATGCTGGACCGCCTCTTCCCGTCTAACAAAAACCGAAATCTTGAGGAAGACAAATCAGAGCCAACAACGTCTGGTACTGTCAACTCAGAAACCAACGGTTCTGATCTTCTCAGACTTCCAAAAGATTTGTCTGAGATTGAGTACATGGAGAGCTTGTATATGAAGAGCACTGTCTCCGCTCTTAGGGTTTTAAAGGAAATCCGCAGCGGTAGCTCAACTGTTAGCGTCTTCTCGTTGCCACCGTTACAGGCTAGTGGATTAGAAGATGATTCATGGAAGACGAAAGTTGGTGCCCTGGAACAAGTAGCGGAATGA
- the LOC106385511 gene encoding protein IQ-DOMAIN 4 isoform X1 translates to MGKGWLACVSAPCLPTGKDKKHQKQEKEKKKWFGKQKSRESIEFSLEETTPVDPSSSSITRQSPPPLPDFVPQPLLPPPSPPPPPLFADLAPQPLLPPSSPPPPPFPPYANNKGYDASKEAKTRQALALASAVAAEAAVVAAHAAVEVTRLTLNTSTRQIVESKEEAAAIKIQNAYRCYKARHTLRMLRGMVRLKTLLQGKYVKRQMNAMLSSMQTLTRLQTQIQARRNRLSEENKARHTLIQQKGHQKERQNQNLIIAGDFDSSNKSKAQIKAQFANRKEASVRRERALAYAYSHQQTWRNSTKLPHQTLMDADTPNWGWSWLDRWMASRPWEPISNDDQASLKRENSIKTSPARSKEPKSGSQKANQSEGVNRRHSIGGGSAESLDSSLSRRSSFGNKETEKSKASVETTSNMTNPQPLKNSNSSSVQTAINLSSPQPLKKPKGSVGTAKNMVNTQALNSKVSVGQPSNLGSQKKVVSDKNKLPQMVLPKKRRSSSISLASTKKVSDSDKATTGAANEEKKRRNGSTG, encoded by the exons ATGGGAAAGGGCTGGTTAGCATGTGTCTCGGCCCCTTGTTTACCTACAGGAAAAGACAAAAAACATCAA AAacaggagaaggagaagaagaaatggtTTGGGAAACAAAAGAGTAGAGAATCCATTGAATTCTCATTGGAGGAGACTACTCCTGTAGATCCTTCATCTTCCTCCATTACTCGGCAGTCCCCTCCTCCGTTGCCTGATTTTGTTCCTCAACCGTTGTTGCCCCcaccatcccctcctcctcctcctctgtttGCTGATTTAGCTCCTCAGCCGTTGTTACCACCATCATCCCCTCCTCCCCCTCCTTTTCCGCCATATGCGAACAATAAAGGCTATGATGCTTCCAAAGAAGCAAAGACTAGACAAGCTCTGGCTCTCGCATCGGCTGTTGCAGCCGAAGCAGCGGTGGTGGCTGCACATGCTGCCGTAGAAGTCACACGTCTCACGTTGAATACCTCAACACGTCAAATTGTGGAATCAAAGGAGGAAGCTGCTGCGATCAAGATCCAAAATGCGTATAGATGTTACAAG GCAAGACACACTCTACGTATGCTGCGAGGAATGGTCAGGCTAAAGACGTTGCTGCAAGGAAAATACGTGAAAAGACAGATGAACGCGATGCTTAGCTCCATGCAAACTCTTACACGTTTACAAACACAGATTCAAGCGAGGAGGAATCGGTTATCTGAAGAAAACAAAGCTCGTCACACGCTGATCCAGCAGAAGGGCCACCAGAAAGAACGCCAAAATCAGAATTTG ATTATTGCGGGAGATTTTGATTCCAGCAATAAATCGAAGGCACAGATCAAAGCACAGTTTGCAAATCGGAAAGAAGCTTCTGTAAGACGTGAGAGGGCTTTGGCGTATGCTTACAGTCATCAg CAAACGTGGAGAAACTCTACAAAACTTCCACACCAGACTCTGATGGACGCAGACACTCCTAACTGGGGTTGGAGTTGGCTTGACCGGTGGATGGCATCTCGTCCATGGGAACCTATATCCAACGACGATCAAGCCTCCCTCAAACGCGAGAATTCCATCAAGACTTCTCCTGCCAGATCTAAAGAACCAAAATCTGGCAGCCAAAAAGCTAACCAGAGCGAGGGGGTTAATCGTAGGCACAGCATTGGTGGTGGATCAGCTGAGAGCCTAGATAGTTCTTTATCACGCAGAAGTTCTTTTGGTAATAAGGAAACTGAAAAATCCAAGGCTAGTGTGGAAACAACAAGCAACATGACTAACCCCCAACCGTTGAAGAATTCCAACTCTAGTAGTGTGCAAACAGCAATCAACTTGAGTAGCCCCCAACCGTTGAAGAAACCCAAGGGAAGTGTGGGAACAGCAAAAAACATGGTTAACACGCAAGCTTTGAATTCTAAAGTTAGTGTTGGCCAACCGAGCAACTTGGGCTCCCAAAAGAAGGTTGTGtccgataaaaataaacttCCGCAAATGGTATTGCCAAAGAAGAGGCGTTCATCTTCAATTTCTCTTGCTTCAACAAAGAAGGTTTCGGATTCGGACAAAGCTACGACAGGCGCTGCAAatgaagagaaaaagagaagaaatggtAGTACCGGTTAA